One Curtobacterium sp. BH-2-1-1 genomic region harbors:
- a CDS encoding glycosyltransferase: protein MPRDLVRRAARRLRRSLTGARSAPVTEPVRLPVLGYVVAGGGGAHPASAHVRVVRRTEHLARTGAAEVRQVDPAAFVDGTDTTDYRAVLVQRDALPRDLVAPFLAAAAERGTRTAAEVDDDFFTDSGRDRLARAEYDPDRLASIDALVRGADLVVVSTEELAALVRPLAHRVVVVRNALDPTIWTPGEPAADDDRPADEHRVLYMGTLTHGADLELLRDVFTELTAPDGTPIRLEVIGVTEDADDPGWYRRVEVPDGHYPAFARWLVDHRQRWRAGVAPLRDEEFNRAKSDLKALEYTALGLPAVVSDRPSYRDARGHGVVAVPDDVGAWRDAVRSAVDSGSADAVAARWVRDERTIGDDGDAWRSALLD from the coding sequence ATGCCGCGTGATCTCGTCCGCCGTGCCGCCCGTCGACTCCGTCGCTCCCTGACCGGGGCACGGTCGGCCCCGGTCACGGAGCCCGTGCGACTGCCGGTCCTCGGCTACGTCGTGGCCGGAGGCGGTGGGGCGCACCCCGCCTCGGCGCACGTGCGGGTCGTCCGCCGCACCGAGCACCTCGCGCGCACCGGTGCGGCCGAGGTCCGGCAGGTCGACCCCGCCGCGTTCGTCGACGGGACCGACACGACCGACTACCGGGCCGTCCTCGTGCAGCGGGACGCCCTGCCGCGGGACCTCGTGGCACCCTTCCTGGCCGCAGCCGCCGAGCGGGGGACCCGGACCGCCGCCGAGGTCGACGACGACTTCTTCACGGACTCCGGCCGCGACCGTCTGGCCCGGGCCGAGTACGACCCGGACCGGCTGGCCTCGATCGACGCCCTCGTGCGCGGCGCCGACCTCGTTGTCGTCAGCACCGAGGAGCTCGCAGCGCTCGTGCGGCCGCTCGCGCACCGGGTCGTGGTGGTCCGGAACGCCCTGGACCCGACGATCTGGACCCCGGGCGAGCCGGCCGCCGACGACGATCGCCCCGCCGACGAGCACCGGGTGCTCTACATGGGGACGCTCACCCACGGCGCCGACCTCGAGTTGCTCCGGGACGTCTTCACCGAACTGACCGCACCCGATGGCACGCCGATCCGCCTCGAGGTGATCGGTGTGACCGAGGACGCCGACGATCCCGGCTGGTACCGCCGCGTCGAGGTGCCGGACGGCCACTACCCGGCGTTCGCCCGCTGGCTCGTCGACCACCGGCAGCGCTGGCGCGCGGGCGTCGCTCCGCTGCGTGACGAGGAGTTCAACCGGGCGAAGAGCGACCTCAAGGCGCTCGAGTACACCGCGCTCGGGCTCCCCGCGGTCGTCTCCGACCGGCCGTCCTACCGGGACGCGCGCGGGCACGGCGTCGTGGCGGTGCCGGACGACGTCGGTGCCTGGCGCGACGCGGTCCGGAGCGCCGTCGACTCCGGGTCCGCCGACGCCGTAGCCGCCCGCTGGGTCCGCGACGAACGGACGATCGGCGACGACGGGGACGCCTGGCGGTCCGCCCTGCTCGACTAG
- a CDS encoding glycosyltransferase family 4 protein, giving the protein MRPDPDPRPTLLVAASTFPAEAGDGTPGFVLDLATALSDEYRVVVVAPMTKGARAHQRIGDVEVRRYGYFPARWRDLADGAIVDNLKAKKSRWLQVPFFFGSMAAALRRERRRSQPDVALLHWIIPQGAVGQLVLGDLPRVVTTLGGDLYALRNPVLQRVKRSVIRSAASVTCMSTDMARELGKLGARDDQVHVVPMGVDLEPITRAVARETRVPGRVLFVGRLVEKKGAIVLLDALDRMAEQPAEVAVVGDGPLRAQLEARAGSAVTFLGARGKEDLASEYAKARIALYPSVPAANGDRDGLPVALLEAMSAGCAIVASAVPGIVDVIEDGVNGLLVEPGDAAALAAAVDRLLADPELAERLGRAAAETAAAHTVDAVGDRYRELLAAARR; this is encoded by the coding sequence ATGCGACCCGATCCGGATCCCCGTCCGACCCTCCTCGTCGCCGCGTCGACCTTCCCGGCCGAGGCCGGCGACGGCACGCCCGGCTTCGTCCTCGACCTCGCGACCGCCCTCTCGGACGAGTACCGCGTCGTCGTCGTCGCCCCGATGACGAAGGGCGCCCGCGCGCACCAGCGGATCGGTGACGTCGAGGTCCGTCGGTATGGGTACTTCCCGGCCCGGTGGCGCGACCTCGCGGACGGTGCGATCGTCGACAACCTCAAGGCGAAGAAGTCCCGCTGGCTCCAGGTCCCGTTCTTCTTCGGCTCGATGGCCGCCGCGCTCCGCCGGGAACGCCGGCGCTCACAGCCCGACGTCGCCCTGCTGCACTGGATCATCCCGCAGGGTGCCGTCGGCCAGCTCGTGCTCGGTGACCTGCCCCGCGTGGTGACCACGCTGGGCGGCGACCTGTACGCCCTGCGCAACCCGGTCCTCCAGCGGGTCAAGCGCTCCGTGATCCGCAGCGCCGCGTCGGTCACCTGCATGAGCACGGACATGGCGCGTGAACTCGGCAAGCTCGGCGCCCGCGACGACCAGGTGCACGTCGTGCCGATGGGCGTCGACCTCGAGCCGATCACCCGCGCGGTGGCGCGCGAGACCCGCGTCCCCGGCCGGGTGCTCTTCGTCGGCCGCCTCGTCGAGAAGAAGGGCGCGATCGTCCTGCTCGATGCCCTCGACCGGATGGCCGAGCAGCCGGCCGAGGTCGCCGTCGTCGGCGACGGTCCGCTCCGCGCGCAGCTCGAGGCCCGGGCCGGGTCCGCCGTCACGTTCCTCGGTGCCCGCGGCAAGGAGGACCTCGCGTCCGAGTACGCCAAGGCCCGCATCGCACTCTACCCGTCCGTCCCCGCCGCGAACGGCGACCGCGACGGCCTGCCCGTCGCCCTGCTCGAGGCGATGTCCGCAGGGTGCGCGATCGTCGCGTCGGCCGTGCCCGGCATCGTCGACGTCATCGAGGACGGCGTGAACGGCCTGCTCGTCGAGCCCGGCGACGCCGCGGCGCTCGCGGCTGCCGTGGACCGCCTGCTCGCCGATCCCGAGCTCGCCGAGCGGCTCGGCCGTGCCGCGGCCGAGACCGCGGCCGCGCACACCGTGGACGCCGTCGGCGACCGGTACCGCGAACTGCTGGCGGCCGCGCGCCGCTGA
- a CDS encoding NAD-dependent epimerase/dehydratase family protein, with product MTASSTPATLVVGSGGFLGRAVRRAAAEAAPGTDVRAASVPWDDQDAAVEALVTAIRGVRTPDSPWRVVWCAGTGVVATGAEVFEAEQQLIGRVLETLAGDEAAPGTLFFASSAGAVYAGSSPAPFDEDSEPAPLAPYGRSKLASEARFRTWAGSTGARLLVGRFSNLYGPGANLGKAQGLVSQLALAHLEGRPSSIYVPTETTRDYLYIDDAAAMVLDALDTTERSTTAGTAVTKIFASGRSATITEVVAAVEDAFGEPLDVRHGADPSATYQGLDLRFASRVLPTVDARDFTDFAQGVRNTVEALRAARI from the coding sequence GTGACGGCCTCGTCGACCCCGGCGACGCTCGTCGTCGGCTCCGGAGGCTTCCTCGGGCGCGCAGTCCGTCGTGCGGCGGCCGAGGCGGCACCCGGGACCGACGTCCGCGCGGCCTCGGTCCCATGGGACGACCAGGACGCCGCGGTCGAGGCGCTCGTGACGGCGATCCGGGGCGTCCGCACGCCGGACTCCCCCTGGCGCGTCGTCTGGTGCGCCGGGACGGGGGTCGTCGCGACCGGTGCGGAGGTGTTCGAGGCCGAGCAGCAGCTCATCGGGCGGGTGCTCGAGACCCTCGCGGGCGACGAGGCCGCTCCGGGCACGCTCTTCTTCGCGTCCTCGGCAGGTGCCGTCTACGCGGGTTCCTCGCCGGCCCCCTTCGACGAGGACTCCGAGCCGGCTCCGCTCGCGCCGTACGGCCGGTCGAAGCTCGCGTCGGAAGCGCGGTTCCGCACCTGGGCCGGGTCGACCGGTGCGCGGCTGCTCGTCGGACGGTTCTCGAACCTGTACGGGCCGGGTGCGAACCTCGGCAAGGCGCAGGGGCTCGTGTCGCAGCTGGCGCTCGCGCACCTCGAGGGTCGTCCGTCGTCGATCTACGTCCCGACGGAGACGACGCGGGACTACCTCTACATCGACGACGCGGCGGCGATGGTGCTGGACGCGCTGGACACGACCGAACGGTCGACCACCGCCGGCACCGCCGTCACCAAGATCTTCGCCTCCGGCCGCAGCGCCACCATCACCGAGGTCGTCGCCGCGGTCGAGGACGCCTTCGGGGAACCCCTCGACGTCCGCCACGGTGCCGACCCCTCGGCGACCTACCAGGGCCTCGACCTCCGGTTCGCCTCCCGGGTGCTGCCGACCGTGGACGCCCGTGACTTCACCGACTTCGCCCAGGGCGTCCGCAACACCGTCGAGGCCCTGCGTGCCGCCCGGATCTGA
- a CDS encoding glycoside hydrolase family 6 protein, protein MRRASVFATTGAVSAFVALAAGALTPTTAVAATSAATIRAAAASSLYASGPYRSDTSEAAKHATALATSDPSGAAAAKTIAQYPVAIWLGDWTQGATLTRTIDAAIAGAERTGTTAVFVTYAIPQRDCGGYSAGGFDEATYDAWVDQIVARVAGHRAAVIVEPDSLAMLSNSACSETLDAQRYRILAREVAAFTAAGVPAYLDAGNSNWVPPAVMASRLNSAGVQRARGFFTNVANYYPTAQEQAYAERVSAATGGSHYVIDTSRNGQGWRGTWCNGPGSGLGTSPRVVSDGSALDALLWVKTPGASDGTCNGGPAAGKWWSAFAKSLVANARLGTPVATAAPARTAPSVAPTVHRDSVASAAKRRVTVSGWTFDRDDLTKPVTVRVTVGGKVVGTATADASRPDVDRVHRVGRNHGFRATVAVSSGKRSVCLTAVGIGRGGDTSMGCTTVTVR, encoded by the coding sequence ATGCGCCGCGCCAGTGTGTTCGCCACCACGGGAGCGGTGAGCGCCTTCGTGGCGCTCGCCGCGGGAGCGCTCACGCCGACCACCGCCGTCGCGGCGACGAGCGCCGCCACGATCCGTGCGGCCGCTGCGTCGTCCCTCTACGCCTCCGGTCCCTACCGTTCCGACACGAGCGAGGCGGCGAAGCACGCGACCGCCCTCGCGACGAGCGACCCGAGCGGCGCGGCCGCGGCGAAGACGATCGCGCAGTACCCGGTCGCGATCTGGCTCGGGGACTGGACGCAGGGGGCGACGCTGACGCGGACGATCGACGCCGCGATCGCGGGTGCCGAGCGCACCGGGACGACCGCGGTCTTCGTGACGTACGCCATCCCGCAGCGCGACTGCGGCGGGTACTCCGCCGGCGGCTTCGACGAGGCGACGTACGACGCGTGGGTCGACCAGATCGTCGCCCGCGTCGCCGGGCACCGAGCGGCCGTGATCGTCGAGCCGGACTCCCTCGCGATGCTCAGCAACAGCGCGTGCAGCGAGACCCTCGACGCCCAGCGGTACCGCATCCTCGCCCGCGAGGTCGCTGCCTTCACGGCGGCCGGCGTGCCGGCCTACCTCGACGCGGGGAACTCGAACTGGGTCCCGCCGGCGGTGATGGCGTCCCGGCTGAACAGCGCCGGGGTCCAGCGCGCGCGGGGCTTCTTCACGAACGTCGCGAACTACTACCCGACCGCGCAGGAGCAGGCGTACGCCGAGAGGGTCTCCGCGGCCACGGGCGGGTCCCACTACGTGATCGACACCTCCCGGAACGGCCAGGGCTGGCGCGGCACCTGGTGCAACGGTCCCGGCTCCGGGCTCGGCACCTCACCGCGGGTGGTGTCGGACGGTTCGGCCCTCGACGCGCTGCTCTGGGTGAAGACCCCCGGTGCGAGCGACGGCACGTGCAACGGCGGGCCGGCGGCGGGGAAGTGGTGGTCCGCGTTCGCGAAGTCCCTCGTGGCGAACGCGCGGCTCGGGACGCCGGTCGCCACGGCTGCTCCGGCTCGGACCGCTCCGTCCGTCGCGCCGACCGTGCACCGGGACTCGGTCGCGTCGGCCGCGAAGCGGCGCGTGACGGTGTCGGGGTGGACGTTCGACCGCGACGACCTCACGAAGCCGGTCACCGTGCGCGTCACGGTCGGCGGGAAGGTGGTGGGGACCGCCACGGCGGACGCCTCGCGGCCGGACGTCGACCGGGTGCACCGGGTCGGGCGGAACCACGGGTTCCGGGCGACCGTGGCGGTGTCGAGCGGGAAGCGGAGCGTGTGCCTGACGGCGGTCGGGATCGGCCGGGGCGGGGACACCTCGATGGGGTGCACGACCGTCACGGTCCGCTGA
- the purE gene encoding 5-(carboxyamino)imidazole ribonucleotide mutase, whose product MTDTAAPVQPLVSIIMGSDSDWPTMRAAADMLTELGIPFEADVVSAHRTPDKMTRFARGAAARGIRVVIAGAGGAAHLPGMVASMTTLPVIGVPVQLARLDGLDSLLSIVQMPAGIPVATMAINGAANAGLLAARIIGSADPAIAARLGEYAEGLEQLVEEKARRLRDSL is encoded by the coding sequence GTGACCGACACCGCAGCCCCCGTCCAGCCGCTCGTCTCGATCATCATGGGGTCGGACTCCGACTGGCCGACGATGCGCGCCGCGGCGGACATGCTGACCGAACTCGGCATCCCGTTCGAGGCCGACGTCGTGTCCGCCCACCGCACGCCCGACAAGATGACGCGGTTCGCCCGCGGCGCCGCTGCCCGGGGCATCCGCGTGGTCATCGCCGGCGCCGGTGGGGCGGCGCACCTGCCGGGCATGGTGGCCTCGATGACGACGCTCCCGGTGATCGGCGTGCCCGTGCAGCTCGCGCGCCTCGACGGACTCGACTCGCTGCTGTCCATCGTGCAGATGCCCGCCGGCATCCCGGTGGCGACGATGGCGATCAACGGAGCGGCGAACGCCGGGCTCCTCGCCGCGCGCATCATCGGCTCGGCCGACCCCGCGATCGCGGCGCGCCTCGGCGAGTACGCCGAGGGGCTCGAGCAGCTCGTCGAGGAGAAGGCGCGGCGCCTGCGCGACTCGCTGTAG
- a CDS encoding glycosyltransferase family 1 protein, translating into MTTLHVVVDQIVAPVPGGIGRYAEELTRHLIAGAPEGADVAGIVSAVGKDELAHIRTLLPGLGDLDRLALPRRELSLAWQGGFVGGVGRGMVHAPSVLAPLVKHDRFSDPGRQTVVTVHDTVPWTHPETLTPRGVHFHRAMVKRAWKHADAVVVPTHAVAATLNGIHRFDERLRVIGGAPSGRLRTPVDADLRAERLGLPERYVLAVGTLEPRKGLQYLIEAMAHPDAPADVPLVIAGPDGWGDVDVYGTAERAGLSRDRVKVLGRIDDQDLAVAYDRATVFVFPSLAEGFGLPVIEAMSFGTPVVHSDDDAVREVASDAGVTVARDPRDSYPERLAQAVYQVVNDPLLAGQLAVAGPDRARMYDWKDSAAETWQLHADL; encoded by the coding sequence ATGACAACACTCCACGTCGTCGTGGACCAGATCGTCGCCCCCGTCCCCGGCGGCATCGGTCGGTACGCCGAAGAACTGACACGGCACCTCATCGCGGGTGCCCCGGAGGGTGCCGACGTCGCCGGCATCGTCTCGGCGGTCGGCAAGGACGAGCTCGCGCACATCCGCACGCTGCTCCCCGGTCTCGGCGACCTCGACCGCCTGGCGCTCCCCCGCCGTGAGCTCTCCCTCGCGTGGCAGGGCGGCTTCGTCGGCGGCGTCGGACGCGGCATGGTGCACGCGCCGAGCGTGCTCGCGCCCCTCGTCAAGCACGACCGGTTCAGCGATCCGGGCCGGCAGACGGTCGTCACCGTGCACGACACCGTGCCGTGGACCCACCCCGAGACCCTCACGCCCCGCGGCGTCCACTTCCACCGGGCGATGGTGAAGCGCGCGTGGAAGCACGCCGACGCCGTCGTCGTGCCGACCCACGCGGTCGCGGCGACGCTGAACGGCATCCATCGCTTCGACGAACGGCTCCGGGTCATCGGCGGCGCGCCGAGCGGGCGACTGCGGACCCCCGTCGACGCCGACCTCCGTGCCGAGCGGCTCGGCCTGCCGGAGCGCTACGTGCTCGCGGTCGGCACGCTCGAGCCCCGGAAGGGCCTGCAGTACCTGATCGAGGCGATGGCACACCCGGACGCCCCCGCCGACGTCCCGCTCGTGATCGCCGGCCCGGACGGCTGGGGCGACGTCGACGTGTACGGCACCGCGGAGCGCGCAGGGCTGTCCCGCGACCGCGTGAAGGTGCTCGGACGGATCGACGACCAGGACCTCGCCGTGGCGTACGACCGGGCGACGGTGTTCGTGTTCCCGAGCCTCGCCGAGGGGTTCGGGCTCCCCGTGATCGAGGCGATGAGCTTCGGCACGCCGGTGGTGCACTCGGACGACGACGCCGTGCGCGAGGTCGCGTCGGACGCCGGTGTGACGGTCGCCCGCGATCCCCGCGACTCCTACCCCGAACGACTGGCGCAGGCGGTCTACCAGGTCGTCAACGACCCGCTGCTCGCCGGGCAGCTGGCCGTCGCGGGTCCGGACCGGGCGCGCATGTACGACTGGAAGGACTCGGCTGCCGAGACCTGGCAGCTGCACGCCGACCTCTAG
- a CDS encoding YbhN family protein, giving the protein MDAQQPTGSAAGSPDPLDTSSDVATGAVPTTGRRARVLTVVKWAAAVVAVVFLVWSIAKQWDDIARDFVRLDALTVVVGIVFTIVALVANMLSWRAMMAASGYRVRLAAASSIFFVGQLGKYIPGGVWSIAAQAELGRAHGLQRTGSAVAALASMLVSMVTAAVVGIVAVLLASSTGFATFWWLIPVIVVGLVCLTPPVLGRLIAIAFRVLRRPPQDTTLTWSGTVMSLVWSLVMWIAYGVQATVVLRVFGADSPTLFPVAVGAYAVAWLVGFIVVIAPAGIGPREGILVLLLGSVAGGSAPLALAVISRVFMTIGDVVLAGVGAALAARHRRVTAAATPRSGAPVPPRAD; this is encoded by the coding sequence ATGGACGCACAACAGCCTACGGGGTCGGCCGCAGGGTCACCGGACCCGCTCGACACCTCCTCCGACGTCGCCACGGGCGCGGTGCCGACGACCGGTCGGCGCGCTCGCGTGCTGACCGTCGTGAAGTGGGCTGCAGCGGTCGTGGCCGTCGTGTTCCTGGTCTGGAGCATCGCGAAGCAGTGGGACGACATCGCCCGTGACTTCGTGCGGCTCGACGCCCTCACGGTGGTCGTCGGCATCGTCTTCACCATCGTCGCCCTCGTCGCGAACATGCTGTCCTGGCGCGCGATGATGGCCGCCAGCGGGTACCGGGTGCGCCTGGCCGCGGCGTCCTCGATCTTCTTCGTCGGGCAGCTCGGCAAGTACATCCCCGGCGGCGTGTGGTCGATCGCCGCCCAGGCCGAGCTCGGGCGTGCGCACGGGCTGCAGCGCACCGGCAGCGCGGTCGCGGCACTGGCCTCGATGCTCGTCAGCATGGTCACGGCCGCGGTCGTCGGGATCGTCGCCGTCCTGCTCGCCTCGTCGACCGGGTTCGCGACCTTCTGGTGGCTCATCCCGGTGATCGTCGTCGGCCTGGTGTGCCTCACCCCGCCCGTGCTCGGTCGGCTCATCGCGATCGCCTTCCGGGTGCTCCGCCGCCCGCCGCAGGACACCACCCTGACCTGGTCCGGCACGGTCATGTCGCTCGTCTGGTCGCTCGTCATGTGGATCGCGTACGGCGTGCAGGCCACGGTCGTGCTCCGGGTCTTCGGCGCCGACTCCCCGACCTTGTTCCCGGTGGCCGTGGGTGCGTACGCCGTCGCCTGGCTCGTCGGCTTCATCGTGGTCATCGCCCCCGCCGGCATCGGCCCCCGCGAGGGCATCCTCGTGCTCCTGCTCGGCAGCGTCGCCGGGGGTTCCGCCCCGCTCGCGCTCGCCGTCATCAGCCGGGTGTTCATGACGATCGGCGACGTCGTGCTCGCCGGTGTCGGGGCCGCCCTCGCCGCCCGGCACCGCCGCGTGACCGCCGCCGCCACGCCCCGATCCGGCGCCCCGGTCCCTCCCCGCGCGGACTGA
- a CDS encoding 5-(carboxyamino)imidazole ribonucleotide synthase, with protein MALRVGVIGGGQLARMMVPAAVELGLDIRVLAEGPGMSAAIAATAEGDYHDAATVLAFARDVDVVTFDHEHVPQDVLRALVDAGVAVHPGPEPLAVAQDKITMRTRLSELGLPVPDWAAVHDPDELQAFLDDHGGRAVVKTARGGYDGKGVRVVTDPADVADWFIAVAEAGGEQALLVEELVPFTRELAQSVARRPSGEVVAWPLVETVQRDGVCAEVFAPAPDSAGRIADMAEDIAVRIATELGVTGVLAVELFQTDDERILINELAMRPHNTGHWTIDGATTSQFEQHLRAVLDLPLGATGSFAPAAVMINVLGGPADGDLAARYPGALEAFPEAKYHFYGKAPRPGRKIGHVTVIGDDLDDVTYRARSAAAHFDD; from the coding sequence ATGGCGTTGCGCGTCGGGGTCATCGGTGGGGGACAGCTGGCACGGATGATGGTGCCGGCCGCGGTCGAGCTCGGTCTCGACATCCGGGTGCTGGCCGAGGGCCCGGGCATGTCGGCCGCGATCGCGGCCACCGCCGAGGGGGACTACCACGACGCCGCGACCGTGCTCGCCTTCGCGCGGGACGTCGACGTCGTCACCTTCGACCACGAGCACGTGCCGCAGGACGTCCTCCGTGCCCTCGTCGACGCCGGCGTCGCCGTGCACCCCGGCCCGGAGCCGCTCGCCGTCGCGCAGGACAAGATCACCATGCGCACGCGCCTGTCCGAGCTCGGGCTGCCGGTGCCGGACTGGGCCGCCGTGCACGACCCCGACGAGCTGCAGGCGTTCCTCGACGACCACGGTGGACGTGCAGTCGTGAAGACCGCCCGTGGCGGGTACGACGGCAAGGGCGTCCGGGTGGTCACCGACCCGGCCGACGTCGCCGACTGGTTCATCGCCGTCGCCGAGGCAGGCGGCGAGCAGGCGCTCCTCGTCGAGGAACTCGTGCCGTTCACCCGCGAGCTCGCCCAGTCCGTCGCCCGACGCCCCTCCGGCGAGGTCGTCGCCTGGCCGCTCGTCGAGACCGTGCAGCGCGACGGCGTCTGCGCCGAGGTCTTCGCCCCCGCCCCCGACAGCGCCGGACGCATCGCCGACATGGCCGAGGACATCGCCGTGCGGATCGCGACGGAGCTCGGCGTCACGGGTGTGCTCGCGGTGGAGCTGTTCCAGACCGACGACGAGCGCATCCTCATCAACGAGCTCGCCATGCGCCCGCACAACACCGGTCACTGGACGATCGACGGCGCCACGACGAGCCAGTTCGAGCAGCACCTGCGTGCCGTGCTCGACCTGCCGCTCGGTGCCACCGGGTCGTTCGCCCCGGCCGCGGTCATGATCAACGTGCTCGGCGGTCCGGCGGACGGCGACCTCGCGGCGCGGTACCCGGGTGCGCTCGAGGCCTTCCCCGAGGCCAAGTACCACTTCTACGGCAAGGCTCCCCGGCCGGGTCGCAAGATCGGGCACGTGACCGTCATCGGCGACGACCTCGACGACGTCACGTACCGCGCCCGGTCCGCAGCGGCCCACTTCGACGACTGA
- a CDS encoding acyltransferase family protein codes for MSTATEDPRGPAHRARDTTRWDIQGLRAFAVLAVVVYHLWPNRLHGGFVGVDVFFVISGYLITGHLLREQLSTRRIRLGQFWSRRAKRLLPGAFLTILATGAAVLLVVPSALWSQYGRELIASTVYAQNWELAASSVDYLDADNQASPFQHFWSLSVEEQFYIALPLLLLLLTLVVRKRVSPVTTARILLGTVVVVSLVWCIVQTNTNPGVAYFSTATRAWEFALGGLAATVALPAPRTVVARSVRSGAAIAGALALLASLVVITPTTPFPGIAAALPVVGATLMVTFGAGTLFELLGAVRPIAFVGRISYSLYLWHWPLVVIVPIWLDHPLGWKSKLAVLVVSLVLAAVTTVWFEEPLRFSGWVRTLRPRRVAVLGVVCTVVVAALGVSTLTAVHVQEVQAATFTKRLQDGEVSCFGAAAQISAAKPCVDPKLADVRVPAPSAAKEDDPNPSPDEPDPNIKKCWSGRFETCVLGKTTGYSKHLLVIGDSHSNTLLGVYRDLAAKNDWRIDLAGIGGCYLTTAHQQSLSPASGRGCDRWKQQAIAFVEQHRDADALIVAHSTTQMPVDAPEGQQRDDATRAGLLDAWQQAAGDDLPVIAVRDNPVPRRDVVACVSRMTGPTDSSCDNPRSVALAQTDSSAEAMAAFTAAGGTGSVLDLTKYYCTDTTCPAVIGGVLVYRDTSHITGTWAKSLEPYIDQQLKQKLASFSR; via the coding sequence GTGAGCACTGCAACCGAGGACCCCCGCGGACCCGCACACCGCGCCCGGGACACCACCCGCTGGGACATCCAGGGGCTCCGGGCGTTCGCAGTCCTCGCCGTCGTCGTCTACCACCTCTGGCCGAACCGGCTGCACGGCGGGTTCGTCGGCGTCGACGTCTTCTTCGTCATCTCGGGCTACCTCATCACCGGCCACCTGCTGCGCGAGCAGCTCTCCACCCGCCGGATCCGACTCGGGCAGTTCTGGTCCCGGCGGGCGAAGCGGCTGCTGCCCGGCGCGTTCCTGACGATCCTCGCGACGGGCGCCGCTGTGCTCCTCGTCGTCCCGAGCGCCCTCTGGTCGCAGTACGGCCGCGAGCTGATCGCCTCGACGGTCTACGCGCAGAACTGGGAGCTGGCGGCCAGTTCGGTCGACTACCTCGACGCCGACAACCAGGCCTCGCCGTTCCAGCACTTCTGGTCGCTCTCGGTCGAGGAGCAGTTCTACATCGCGCTGCCCCTCCTGCTGCTCCTGCTCACGCTCGTCGTGCGGAAGCGGGTCTCCCCCGTCACCACGGCTCGGATCCTGCTCGGCACGGTCGTCGTGGTCTCGCTCGTCTGGTGCATCGTGCAGACGAACACGAACCCCGGCGTCGCCTACTTCTCGACGGCCACCCGCGCGTGGGAGTTCGCGCTCGGCGGGCTCGCCGCGACCGTCGCGCTCCCCGCACCGCGCACGGTCGTGGCCCGGTCCGTCCGCTCGGGTGCCGCGATCGCCGGGGCGCTCGCGCTCCTCGCCTCGCTCGTCGTGATCACCCCGACGACGCCGTTCCCCGGCATCGCCGCCGCGCTCCCGGTCGTCGGCGCGACCCTGATGGTGACGTTCGGTGCCGGCACGCTGTTCGAGCTCCTCGGCGCGGTCCGCCCGATCGCGTTCGTCGGGCGCATCTCGTACTCGCTGTACCTGTGGCACTGGCCCCTCGTCGTCATCGTGCCGATCTGGCTCGACCACCCGCTCGGCTGGAAGAGCAAGCTCGCGGTCCTGGTGGTCTCGCTCGTCCTCGCGGCGGTCACGACGGTGTGGTTCGAGGAGCCGCTCCGGTTCTCCGGCTGGGTGCGCACCCTGCGCCCGCGTCGCGTCGCCGTCCTCGGCGTGGTCTGCACCGTGGTCGTCGCGGCACTCGGCGTCTCGACGCTGACCGCCGTGCACGTCCAGGAGGTCCAGGCCGCGACCTTCACGAAGCGCCTGCAGGACGGCGAGGTCTCGTGCTTCGGGGCTGCGGCGCAGATCAGCGCGGCGAAGCCGTGCGTGGACCCGAAACTCGCCGACGTCCGTGTCCCGGCGCCGTCCGCCGCCAAGGAGGACGACCCGAACCCGTCACCCGACGAGCCGGACCCGAACATCAAGAAGTGCTGGAGCGGCCGCTTCGAGACCTGCGTGCTCGGCAAGACCACCGGCTACTCGAAGCACCTGCTCGTCATCGGCGACTCGCACAGCAACACCCTGCTCGGCGTCTACCGCGACCTGGCCGCGAAGAACGACTGGCGGATCGACCTCGCCGGCATCGGCGGGTGCTACCTGACCACCGCGCACCAGCAGTCCCTGAGCCCGGCCTCGGGTCGCGGCTGCGACCGCTGGAAGCAGCAGGCGATCGCGTTCGTCGAGCAGCACCGGGACGCCGACGCCCTGATCGTCGCGCACTCGACGACCCAGATGCCGGTGGACGCCCCCGAGGGCCAGCAGCGCGACGACGCCACCCGTGCCGGTCTCCTCGACGCCTGGCAGCAGGCTGCGGGCGACGACCTCCCCGTGATCGCGGTCCGCGACAACCCGGTCCCCCGACGCGACGTCGTGGCGTGCGTGAGCCGGATGACCGGCCCGACCGACTCGTCCTGCGACAACCCGCGGTCCGTGGCCCTCGCCCAGACCGATTCGTCGGCCGAGGCGATGGCGGCGTTCACCGCCGCCGGAGGCACGGGCAGCGTGCTCGACCTGACGAAGTACTACTGCACGGACACCACCTGCCCGGCCGTGATCGGCGGTGTGCTCGTCTACCGCGACACGAGCCACATCACGGGTACCTGGGCGAAGTCGCTGGAGCCGTACATCGACCAGCAGCTCAAGCAGAAGCTCGCGTCGTTCTCGCGGTGA